DNA sequence from the Streptomyces sp. CA-210063 genome:
GAGGTGGTGAAGTCCTTGCCGAGGATCTCGGTCAGGGCGGTGTCCGCCTCCAGCGCGTCGAGGGCGGCGGACAGGCTTGTCGGCAGCACGGCCGCGCGGGCGGTGTCGTAGCCGTAGCCCTCCAGCGGGGCGGGGGGTTCCTCGCCCGCCCGGGCGCCGAGCAGGGCGGCGGCGACGGTGCCCGCGATGAGCAGATAGGGGTTGGCGCTGGCGTCGCCGAGCCGCAGTTCGAGGCGGGCGCCGGAGCCGCGCTCGGGCGGGACACGGAGCATGGCGCTGCGGTTGTCCAGCCCCCAGTCGATCAGCCAGGGCGCGAGGGTGTCCCGGCCGAAGCGTTTGTAGGAGTTGACCGTCGGGTTGGCGAGGGCGGCGAGGGCCGGGGCGTGGGCGAGGACGCCGGCGATCGCGTGGCGGGCGGTGCCGGACAGACCGTACTGGCCCGAGGGGTCGTCGAAGGAGTTGCGGCCCTGCTCGTCGTCGCAGGACAGGTGGAGGTGGAAGCCGGAGCCGCCCGCGTCGTTGAAGGGTTTGGCCATGAAGGTGGCGAGGCGGCCCTCCTTGCGCGCGAGTTCCTTGACGGCGGCCTTGAAGCGGAAGGAGCGGTCGGCGGCCGACAGGGCCTCCGAGTGCGTCAGGTTGATCTCGAACTGGCCGCCGTCGAACTCGTGGTTGCCGGTGGTGACGCCGATGCGCAGGTCGCGGAGCTGCCGCAGGGTGCGCAGCAGATGGTTGTCGGGGTCGGCG
Encoded proteins:
- a CDS encoding glutamine synthetase family protein, yielding MSASETPAVGQHQERLAAEGIDVVRVTYPDLLGTDRARDVLLDHLPTACEHGLAFCRAVYHTSPQGDVVPVPGGLDAGLPDITVRPDLDTLVALPWEPGVASCLGETVDPATGAPAPESPRDLLRSVLARCAEQGLRPVVGPELEYFLCDEDPASPSGWKRYSGATGVVYTAGLRADPDNHLLRTLRQLRDLRIGVTTGNHEFDGGQFEINLTHSEALSAADRSFRFKAAVKELARKEGRLATFMAKPFNDAGGSGFHLHLSCDDEQGRNSFDDPSGQYGLSGTARHAIAGVLAHAPALAALANPTVNSYKRFGRDTLAPWLIDWGLDNRSAMLRVPPERGSGARLELRLGDASANPYLLIAGTVAAALLGARAGEEPPAPLEGYGYDTARAAVLPTSLSAALDALEADTALTEILGKDFTTSYLSYKRDEVERFQRHVTDWEFTEYAYHL